A single Thiohalobacter thiocyanaticus DNA region contains:
- the mutM gene encoding bifunctional DNA-formamidopyrimidine glycosylase/DNA-(apurinic or apyrimidinic site) lyase — MPELPEVETTRRGIEPHLTGRRIVRLAVRERRLRWPVPRGLETTVAGQRIHGVRRRAKYLLIELDTGSLILHLGMSGALRILPTATPPDKHDHLDLELDDGQCLRLTDPRRFGALLWTTRAPESHKLLRELGPEPLSDEFNGEYLHALSRGRRAAVKSFIMDSHVVVGVGNIYANEALFLAGIHPARAAGRISRQRYEQLAAAIKAVLEQSIRVGGTTLRDFTGSDGRPGYFRQSLRVYERAGRPCPVCGEAIRLKRIGQRSSYYCPHCQR; from the coding sequence ATGCCTGAATTACCCGAAGTCGAGACCACACGGCGTGGGATCGAACCGCACCTGACCGGCCGGCGCATCGTCCGGCTGGCGGTCCGCGAACGCCGCCTGCGCTGGCCGGTGCCGCGCGGCCTGGAGACCACCGTAGCGGGCCAGCGCATCCATGGCGTGCGCCGCCGCGCCAAATACCTGCTCATCGAACTCGATACCGGCAGCCTGATCCTGCACCTGGGCATGTCGGGCGCGCTGCGCATCCTGCCCACGGCGACACCCCCGGACAAACACGACCACCTGGACCTGGAACTGGACGACGGCCAGTGCCTGCGCCTGACCGACCCGCGCCGCTTCGGCGCCCTGCTCTGGACCACCCGGGCGCCGGAGTCGCACAAGCTGCTGCGCGAACTCGGGCCCGAGCCCCTGTCCGATGAATTCAACGGGGAGTATCTCCATGCGCTGTCACGCGGCCGCCGGGCGGCGGTGAAGAGCTTCATCATGGACAGCCATGTGGTGGTGGGGGTGGGCAACATCTACGCCAACGAGGCGCTGTTTCTGGCCGGTATCCATCCGGCCCGCGCGGCCGGCCGCATCAGCCGCCAGCGCTATGAACAACTGGCAGCTGCCATCAAGGCGGTGCTGGAACAATCCATCCGGGTCGGCGGCACGACGCTGCGGGATTTCACCGGCAGCGACGGCCGGCCCGGTTATTTCCGCCAGTCACTGCGGGTCTATGAGCGCGCAGGCCGGCCCTGCCCGGTCTGCGGCGAGGCGATACGGTTGAAACGCATCGGCCAGCGCTCCAGCTATTACTGCCCCCATTGCCAGAGGTAG